ATCAGGGGTGCCTGTGTTATTTGAGCCTGTCTCAGTGGTGAAGAGTCGAAGGATTGCACCAATTGCAGAATATGTAAGTGTCAAGGATTGGGCAACTATATCTTGTAAATATCCACTGTATTTGAAGTTTTACAGCTTCATGATTTTTCTGTTATGATTCAGATAACTTGCACTTCCCCAAATGAGATTGAGCTTGTTGCCATGGCAAATTCATTATCCCCACCGGTGAAATATAATTACCATAAAATGGAGTGCAAGGACAAAGCAGAGGCTGTAGAATATTTGTTCGAAATGCTTAGCCCAGCAATGTTTTTCCTTCTTGAAAAGGGAATCAAGTTGCTTGTCGTGACACTCGGCTCGAATGGTGTTTTTATTGTTTGCAAAGAGCACATTGACTTTGTGAAAGATCAGCGCAAGTGCAAACAGACGCCTTTCTCCAGACAGCTACTTGAAAAATTGGACGGGTGTTTTCCATCCAACAATCCTATTAATTTGTGCAGAGAAACCTCTTCAAGAACATGTGTTTTTCATTTACCTGCAATATCTGCCTCAGTAATCAGCCTCACTGGTGCTGGTGATTGCTTAGTTGGTGGTGTCCTTTCCGCTCTATGTGGAGGCTTGGATATCATCCAGAGTGTCGCAATTGGGGTTGCTATAGCAAAGGCATCTGTGGAATCTCATGCCAACATACCTGATCACATTTCCGCTGCAACTGTTTCAGGTAGCCTTCCACCAATTCCTTTCCTTGGTAAAATTAATTCTTGGTTTTTGAACTGTTCTTGATATCAACAGTTAGTAGGTTGATGAACATAGGGAAGACAATTTTTTAGGTGATCTCAGCTTTCCCATCCAACAAAATCATTTTGCAGTGTGCATTTATGAAACTACCAATCAAATCTTAGTGTTGATGTTTAGCTTTAACTATTTCCTAGTCGTAAATAAGAAGTGCATTGCAATTTTGTCTTCCAAAGGTATCCCTTGGTTATACAATTATAACCTCTTGTGTTTACTAAATAGCAGGGCTCTTATAATTTCTTTACGCCTTCAGGTACTGATTATCTGTTTACCTGACGCAGATGATGCAAAAAGGGTTTTGTTGTCTGCCAGGGTACTTTGGTGCAAATGAAGATTGAAATGCCAAGGCCAGGGCTTTGGTGCAACTGAAAGGCATTCCATAATTATTGTTGAAGCTATTGAACTCTGATAGTGTTCTGTACAGTACATGATGGAAGGATGGAGTTGCTATCTACAATGGTTCATCTGTCGTAAGAAGAGGGAACACAGATCGTAAATCACATTTTCTCCCCCTGCTGGCCTGTTCTCATTTAAACTTTCTGTAAATTGTGGGTGAGAGTTTGGTTCAGGGATCAAATTGCGCTGCAACTTTGAATTACATTTGTTGTCCCAAATTCCCTTTTCGTTAACGTTGCAAGACTGATGTATATGTGTTGTGTATGTCCACTTTTTTCTAGCTGCTTGTGctaaaattcttttttttttttttgaagcactTGTGCTAAAATTCTCGGATCCTCAATCCGTCCCTTTTTAGGAAGCAGTGGTGGGGCCTGCGGCCCACCTGGAGATGCATCCGTGTCAAATGGAAATCAAACCGAACAAGGTCCCAGGACCAGAGGATGAGAGGATGGTGTCGAGTTGGCTGCGGGCGCGGTGCACCCAGAGCATGACATGTTCTAGCAGCAGCGCATCCATGTCCATGGCACCTTGCGATTCTCCCCTTCCAGAGTAACCGGAGAACCCCTGGCGTCGCCGTGCTAGCGACCGCGGGTCCTTGCACCGAGGAGGACGCTGGCTACGGATTCGGCCGCGTCACGCGCGGACGCAGGGGGGAGCGCGCCCAGCCGCCCACAAGGGCGCCGAGCCGGGAGCACCGAGCGAAGAGGTGGTCGACGGCCTCTTCGTCGCTGGGGTAGAACGGGCAGACTGGTGTAGTGCCGTGCTCGAGCTTTGGCCAAAGATATCCGTGACCGTTGTCGCTCCATCGTTTCTTCTCAAGCCAACACTTCGGCACCTCACTGAAATCCCCTACGCACAGCCAAGGCGAAGCAGACTGTGCTCTGAGAAATCTCATGAGATAGCAGCTCTCCTTTTGACGTTTCTGCCGTGGCTCCCTGTAGAAGCCCGTCAGCCTCCACAGCGAGATCCTTATGGACTCACACGCCGACAAGAGGACGTCAATATGTGACTTCGACTTGCTCTGTTCATCCACCACAACATCATTGTCGCCAGAGCAACATTAATCCCCCCGCTTTGCCCTTCCGACCTAACAACGGTAGCATTTGGGAAACTAAGAGACTGTTGCAGGTTTAGGGCACGCTGCTCTCCCATCCTCATCTCCATCAAAAACATCACCGCGAGCCTCTTCTCCTCCACCAGCAGGCGGAGTTCCTGAACTACCTTGAGCTGCCCGCAGCTCCGGCATGCAGACTTAGAAGCTTCATTAGGCCCAGCGGGACTGCTCCttggcagccgccgccgatcgTGCATGGGGGTTTGTTCTCCTCGATTTCTTCAGGCCATCCTCTCTATCATGATTGCCACTCGAGTCCTGGAGCTGGTTTAGCAAAGAGCTCACATGACCTGATGGCACAATGGCCATATTGTTCTCTGCTGGTAGGTTCAGATCATTCAAACCACCACCAGCGACCTTACCATCTGTCGCAGGCTTCCTCTTTCGGTGATACGGGCCAGCCTGACAGCCTCTTGCCATCCAAGTCAATTTTTTTTCCGTCAAAGCTATATGTcgcgccttttttatttttatatttttcaaaaacattttttacagaaatatattttcaatatcacaatttacagttttgtatccctaccgcccggcagggggcctgccgcccagcAACGGGAcggcagggacttatatgtaaattaaaaaaaaattatttgcgcgGAAGCCCTtggcgggcggcaggccccctgccgctaatccactgggcggcagggggcctgccgcccggcaggggggcggcaggctccctgcAGTGGACAAATTGCTGTGGCCATTAGATGTGTGGCTATTAGATGTGTTTTAGATATAGATACAAATAAAAACCATTAGTAAAGaacatgaatatgaaaagtataagcTAGCAATTCACACACATACGCAAATGAGAATGAAATAGGTGATgtatgagaacgaaataagtataacatgatgacatgtccataacaaaaatacagaaacagcTAGAAGCACatcctaaccaccccggccatgtcgacctcttttacgctgagcgtggatgtggtctgtagagtaggtgtgttgctctggaggccctacgtctctacctggacgtccggtgggcacaggtgtctggaaggtagTATCGGCCTGCGGGTTAGGTGTtgaaaataaccgactccaatcttcgaagttcgcctcaaaggtatcctgtgtgggccctatacagtagcaattaagatatcttaatcatcgtcttataagtcatatattttggtatatattcatcatacgtacctggtggtggtggatatgaggaatgacccatatcaggaagctggtggtgcgatcctgtaaaccgtttaaattatttaaaatattcatagagataagaagcacatgataaattcgggctacagattaggtatttaccttgcgttacttctgctgtcgccgtagggtaatacgaagaaggtccagcatcatataactgttgtgatcctatatgtaaatacaaaaagaattagacttcataccacaattaattgaaattaagatattgACTATATGTCTACCGAAAGGTCGTGGTGCCGCCCAGTGgattggcggcagggggcctgccgcccggcaggggggcggcaggccccgcCAAGGGCTTCcgcgcaaataattttttttaatttacatataagtccctgccgccccgctgatgggcggcaggccccctgccgcccccctgccgggcggtaggggtacaaaactgtaaattgtgatattgaaaatatatttctgtaaaaaatattttcgaaaaatataaaaataaaaaagacgcctaTATGTCACCCCGCGCGACATATCTCTGGCCCATCGCCTGAAGAACTTGGTGGACCAGTTCGGCCCAATATTGTTTAGTGTGTGAAGCCCACCATCTATTTATTTGCTGATTCTCAATTGTGCAGCGGGCTGTTGCCATCTGTATGCTTTTAGTCCATCATCAACCAGCTGTTGCACATTTGCACTACCACTGTATTACTAATGTTGATGAGCTTATTGCAGCACCTACTAGTAGGTTCTCTTtatagttttttcttttcttcttcttattttatttctcttttcttttttctttgctaATACTTGCTTTCTTCATAATCTTTCCTTGTTTCGATcgtgcttctttcatgtttttctttctattttcttttttatttttaaatactACTTTAGTGATTATTTTATAGATATTTCTTCttgcttttcttattctttaatttttttttcattttttcaatacctttttcttattcttttctctcactttttctctcttgtttctaatttcaaatattttatACTATATAATATTTATATCAACTTTTTTTCTGGTTCATGTGTTTTTTAAACTATGTGCATAATAGCTAGACTGATATTAATATTTGATATTTCCCTTTTATCTTCTTTCGAATACTTTGATTTATTTGATTGCCATTGTttctcatataataatattttaCTTGGTTTTCCTATTTCATATTAAATAGCTTATTTATTACctatctttttattttattcttaTTTAGTTTGCATGCCCCCTTACTTTTTATACATAATTTGATCCATTTAAACTTTTCAAAACATTATAAAAGCTTGTGTGTTCATGTAGTATTGTTCTAGGTATACAAATTGTTATTCCAGAAACTCGTTTCTTCTTAATGTATAAATATTTGTTCCTGAGTTTATATTATTTGTCTCTGTGTAACTATTTTGTTCACAATGCTAAATTATTTGTTTGCTttatagattaaattgttctgtGATGTTAACCCATTTGTTCATGatattaatttttattatttattctaTACAATTAAATGTTTgtgatgtttaatattttgttcgttgcacattattatttgtttgaTATGTTTAGCTTTTTTTGTTTGAGTTAAATAATCATTTGTTCGTGttcttaaaatatttgttcctagcagctgaaattaattatttagtttTGACGATCTTGTCATTGCAAAGACAATGGTGCAATTTAAATTTATGCTACCAAAGGTAATGGCGCAacccaaaatttaattttgatgcaCGACTAAATAGctatatttttttagttttgaatTTGCATGCATATAGATGATGTCATCTTAGTTGTATTCTTTTATATGCATGTGCAGATTCTCTCCCCTATTTAACTGACACCATGCATGCACCAAAATTTCATTTGTGATGTTCAGTAGTGTACTATTATTTGTTCGTcgggtttaatattttgttcttAAAGAGATATACATTTATTCGTAGTAGTCCATATGTTCGAGCTTTAtcaaaaaaaagtttgaaaaataaaattctccaaatatagtcaagtgtggtcttgttCTGAAAATCTTGATGCAAGAAATATAATGGTGCAATCGAAATTTAATTTGGACGTTTGTTCTGAGATTTATAGattttttaatttcaaacttGTGTTGCATGTGGGTGATGTCATTGTTTGTCTTTTTTCCTGCATGCATGCTTATTCCCTTCCCCTCTCCATGCTGCAATAATAAATATTGGCCGTATCTAACAAGCTAATTTAGCAAATTGTGTAGTTGTTCATTCAGAAATAAGTAATGATTGGTATAAATAATAAACGATTATGTACGCAAACACTCAGATTTGTTGGGCTGAAAAGCGGTCCACGCACGCTACGTCTTCAGGCGATGGTAGTATATCTTGTCGCCTTCGGCGATAAACAGCCGCACCCAATTTTTTCACACCACTCCCACATTCCTCATCACGATGGGATGGATCAAAGAGATATACATCTTGTGATTAATAAACCTTGTGGATATGAAACCTAATTACCAAGGATAGAGTTAACTGTTAGTAGCCAACCCAGACATGGTTTTCTACCATGCATACTGTGTTCTAGAGAACTAGACGATAGAACAACTTCTCAAGAAGAGAGAGAATACCAAAACCATCAAACAGAAATATCTAGACTATAGTATATATACTTCTAACTACCCATATTATGAAAACTTAATTAACTTCACTTTCAAGCTACATATTATAAATAAGATGAAACTAATAAGTATCCTTTCACAAGAAAGGatttgcacatatatatagATTTGAATAGCGCTGGATCATTTACATAGCAGCAACAATAATTAAACTAAcaatactctctctctctctacacacactttttttttgaaccaacGGGCACGAGACGGTGCCTATTTCATTGATAGAGAAGAGTTAAAAACAGCTGGCTAGCCGGAACAAGGAAAAAGATTATTCTCGCGATAACAATAGCGCTAAGTCTTTTGCTCCTGCCAACATCCATGCAGCAGCTTCTGCTTTGATATTTGTCATTAAGGTTAAAGTAGATGCTTCTCGTCGCCGGAAACTCTTGCATTTCTCTCTTTCCATAGCTCCCAGATCACTAGAAGAGTGAGGCTCCTACCGGCTTTCCGGGAGACTATCGTCGATGTGGTGATCATGTCCCACCAATCCTGCACTGATGAGTATGGTCTCCACACTCTCGGTTGCCAATTTGGTTGCTCAGCCCAAGTGGATATGTACTCCCAGATTCTTCTAGTGCTCCAAAAGATGCTTTGCTGTCTCTACTAACGTCTGGTGACATAATGGGCAGTCTAGGCTGTGCTCCCACCCGCGCCTCGCTAAACGGTCTGAGGTCCACACACGTTCTTGCAGAATAAGCCACGCAAAAAAGCTTGCATTTTGGCGGCGCCCAAGTGCACCAAATTGAGTTTAGGT
The nucleotide sequence above comes from Panicum virgatum strain AP13 chromosome 3K, P.virgatum_v5, whole genome shotgun sequence. Encoded proteins:
- the LOC120698962 gene encoding pseudouridine kinase-like isoform X2; the protein is MAEPANRRMEAVRRHLLLPPPLRPNPLSSHASVEEEPRPVIIGGMVLDIHAKPSVPPHPGTTVPGMVKYVSGGVARNIAECMSKLGTQPFMISVVGNDMAGDFLLKYWRSAGLCTEGILQVHDVATPVVSNVFDGSGELIAGVASVGAVESFLTPSWLYRFRHHISNAPLIMLDANLPPESLEAACIMAYESGVPVLFEPVSVVKSRRIAPIAEYITCTSPNEIELVAMANSLSPPVKYNYHKMECKDKAEAVEYLFEMLSPAMFFLLEKGIKLLVVTLGSNGVFIVCKEHIDFVKDQRKCKQTPFSRQLLEKLDGCFPSNNPINLCRETSSRTCVFHLPAISASVISLTGAGDCLVGGVLSALCGGLDIIQSVAIGVAIAKASVESHANIPDHISAATVSGTDYLFT
- the LOC120698962 gene encoding pseudouridine kinase-like isoform X1 yields the protein MAEPANRRMEAVRRHLLLPPPLRPNPLSSHASVEEEPRPVIIGGMVLDIHAKPSVPPHPGTTVPGMVKYVSGGVARNIAECMSKLGTQPFMISVVGNDMAGDFLLKYWRSAGLCTEGILQVHDVATPVVSNVFDGSGELIAGVASVGAVESFLTPSWLYRFRHHISNAPLIMLDANLPPESLEAACIMAYESGVPVLFEPVSVVKSRRIAPIAEYITCTSPNEIELVAMANSLSPPVKYNYHKMECKDKAEAVEYLFEMLSPAMFFLLEKGIKLLVVTLGSNGVFIVCKEHIDFVKDQRKCKQTPFSRQLLEKLDGCFPSNNPINLCRETSSRTCVFHLPAISASVISLTGAGDCLVGGVLSALCGGLDIIQSVAIGVAIAKASVESHANIPDHISAATVSDDAKRVLLSARVLWCK
- the LOC120698962 gene encoding uncharacterized protein LOC120698962 isoform X3 is translated as MAEPANRRMEAVRRHLDFSFPCLMMISFSFVAESVEQPRVGGGGAEAGDHRRDGAGYPCQALRAAPSRHDCPWNGDFLLKYWRSAGLCTEGILQVHDVATPVVSNVFDGSGELIAGVASVGAVESFLTPSWLYRFRHHISNAPLIMLDANLPPESLEAACIMAYESGVPVLFEPVSVVKSRRIAPIAEYITCTSPNEIELVAMANSLSPPVKYNYHKMECKDKAEAVEYLFEMLSPAMFFLLEKGIKLLVVTLGSNGVFIVCKEHIDFVKDQRKCKQTPFSRQLLEKLDGCFPSNNPINLCRETSSRTCVFHLPAISASVISLTGAGDCLVGGVLSALCGGLDIIQSVAIGVAIAKASVESHANIPDHISAATVSDDAKRVLLSARVLWCK
- the LOC120698962 gene encoding pseudouridine kinase-like isoform X4 → MVLDIHAKPSVPPHPGTTVPGMVKYVSGGVARNIAECMSKLGTQPFMISVVGNDMAGDFLLKYWRSAGLCTEGILQVHDVATPVVSNVFDGSGELIAGVASVGAVESFLTPSWLYRFRHHISNAPLIMLDANLPPESLEAACIMAYESGVPVLFEPVSVVKSRRIAPIAEYITCTSPNEIELVAMANSLSPPVKYNYHKMECKDKAEAVEYLFEMLSPAMFFLLEKGIKLLVVTLGSNGVFIVCKEHIDFVKDQRKCKQTPFSRQLLEKLDGCFPSNNPINLCRETSSRTCVFHLPAISASVISLTGAGDCLVGGVLSALCGGLDIIQSVAIGVAIAKASVESHANIPDHISAATVSDDAKRVLLSARVLWCK